The window CAAGACCGTGGGGGCCGGGGTGATTACGGAGATCCTCAAGTAAGCCGATGCAAGACTTGATTACGCTCAGCTGCATCGATTGCCAGCGGCGCAACTACCACAGCACGAAGAATAAGAAGAACGTGCCGGATCGGTTGGAACTGCGCCGGTATTGCAAGTGGTGCCGCAAGCATACGAACCACAATGAAACGGAGTGATGGTCGCCGGTATAGGAGCGTCGGTTAACGGTAAACCACCGGTCTCCAAAACCGGGACTGCAGGTTCGACTCCTGCCGCTCCTGCCAATTGCCATCCGCGATGCGCGAGGCACCACCGCTAATGGCCAAGGTCCTCGAGCGGGCTGGAACATTCTTGGCAAGCGTTCGCGAAGAAATTAAGCAGGTATCTTGGCCGGCCCGAGAGGAAGTCCTGGGGTCGGCGATCGTGGTGTTTATCGGTGTCGCCCTCCTGGCGAGCTTTATCAGTGTCTGCGACGTGATCCTCACGCACATCGCAAAAATCCTCTTGCAGTAATTCGACGGATGATGACGGAAGCCCCTGAGGAACAGCAGCAGCCGCCGGCCCCGGCCGGCAGTCAGCCGGCACCGGCACCCGTTGAGGCCGCCAAGGGCGCTGAACCGCAGCCGGTCGAGCAGCATTGGTACATCATCCACGCCCAAACCGGGCAAGAGTTGAAGGTGAAGGCGGCGCTGGAAACCCGCGTGAAAGAGGAAGCCGCCGGCGAAAAAATCAGCCAGGTCCTCGTCCCGACGGAGCGCGTGGCGGAGGTGCGCGGCGGCAAAAAGCGGATCTCCGAGCGAAAATTTTTTCCCGGCTATCTGCTCATCCATATGGAAATGACGGATGAGAGCTGGCATTTGGTGCGCACCACCCCCGGAGTGACGGGATTCATCGGAGCCGGGCGCCGCCCCGTGTCGCTGTCTGAGGATGAGGTCTCGGAAATTCTCCGGCAGACCGAGGAGCGGAAGGATAAACCCACCTCGCGGGTGACGTTCTCCAAGGGCGAAGGCGTGCGCGTCATTGAAGGGCCGTTCACGAACTTCAGCGGTGTGATTGAAGAGGTCAATGCCGCGCGCGGCAAACTGAAAGTGCTGGTATCGATTTTTGGACGCCAGACGCCGGTCGAATTGGAATTTTGGCAGGTCGAAAGACTCTAAAGAAAAGGCGATATCAGATATCAACATCGATATCTGATATCGGTTGGAAACCTCTCTCATGGCGGTCAAGAAAGTTAAGGCCACGTTAAAACTGTATTGCCCGGCGGGAGCCGCGAACCCGGCGCCTCCGGTCGGGCCAGCACTCGGCCAGCACGGCGTCAACATCATGGAGTTCTGCAAGAAATTCAATGAAGAAACCAAGGGCAAGGAAGGCTTGGTGCTGCCGGCGGTCATTACCGTCTATGAAGACCGCTCATTCACCTTCA is drawn from Candidatus Omnitrophota bacterium and contains these coding sequences:
- the nusG gene encoding transcription termination/antitermination factor NusG; the encoded protein is MTEAPEEQQQPPAPAGSQPAPAPVEAAKGAEPQPVEQHWYIIHAQTGQELKVKAALETRVKEEAAGEKISQVLVPTERVAEVRGGKKRISERKFFPGYLLIHMEMTDESWHLVRTTPGVTGFIGAGRRPVSLSEDEVSEILRQTEERKDKPTSRVTFSKGEGVRVIEGPFTNFSGVIEEVNAARGKLKVLVSIFGRQTPVELEFWQVERL
- the secE gene encoding preprotein translocase subunit SecE — encoded protein: MAKVLERAGTFLASVREEIKQVSWPAREEVLGSAIVVFIGVALLASFISVCDVILTHIAKILLQ
- the rpmG gene encoding 50S ribosomal protein L33; the protein is MQDLITLSCIDCQRRNYHSTKNKKNVPDRLELRRYCKWCRKHTNHNETE